In Kryptolebias marmoratus isolate JLee-2015 linkage group LG22, ASM164957v2, whole genome shotgun sequence, a single window of DNA contains:
- the LOC108246625 gene encoding cytoplasmic FMR1-interacting protein 1 homolog: protein MTSAVTLEDALSNVDLLEELPLPDQQPCIEPLPSSLIYQPNFNTNFEDRNAFVTGIARYIEQATVHSSMNDMLEEGQEYAVMLYTWRSCSRAIPQVKCNEQPNRVEIYEKTVEVLEPEVTKLMNFMYFQRTAIDRFCGEVRRLCHAERRKDFVSEAYLLTLGKFINMFAVLDELKNMKCSVKNDHSAYKRAAQFLRKMSEPSSIQESQNLSMFLANHNKITQSLQQQLEVINGYEELLADIVNLCVEYYENKLYLTPSEKHMLLKVMGFGLYLMDGNSSNIYKLDAKKRINLTKIDKFFKQLQVVPLFGDMQIELSRYIKTSAHFEENKSRWTCTSISSSPQYNICEQMIQIREDHMRFISELARYSNSEVVTGSGRQEAQKTDSEYRKLFDLALQGMQLLSQWSAHVMEVYSWKLVHPTDKYSNKECPDNAEEYERATRYNYTSEEKFALVEVIAMIKGLQVLMGRMESVFNHAIRHTIYSALQDFSQVTLRDPLRQAIKKKKNVIQSVLQAIRKTVCDWETGREPHNDPALRGEKDPKGGFDIKVPRRAVGPXDCHR from the exons CTCATATATCAG CCCAACTTCAACACCAACTTCGAGGACCGAAATGCGTTTGTCACCGGCATCGCCAGATACATTGAGCAGGCCACCGTCCACTCCAGCAtg AACGACATGCTGGAGGAGGGCCAGGAGTACGCTGTCATGCTTTACACCTGGAGGAGCTGCTCACGTGCAATACCACAG GTAAAGTGCAATGAGCAGCCCAACCGAGTGGAGATCTATGAGAAGACTGTGGAGGTCCTCGAGCCAGAAGTCACCAAGCTGATGAACTTCATGTACTTCCAG CGCACGGCCATCGATCGTTTCTGCGGGGAGGTCCGTCGGCTGTGTCACGCCGAGCGCAGGAAGGACTTTGTCTCCGAGGCGTACCTGCTGACCCTGGGGAAGTTCATCAACATGTTTGCGGTGCTCGATGAGCTGAAGAACATGAAGTGCAGTGTCAAGAACGACCACTCTGCGTACAAACG AGCCGCTCAGTTCCTCAGAAAGATGTCTGAACCGTCCTCCATCCAGGAGTCCCAGAACTTGTCCATGTTCCTggcaaaccacaacaaaatcACTCAG tcgctgcagcagcagctggaagtGATTAACGGATATGAAGAGCTGCTGGCGGACATCGTCAACCTGTGTGTGGAGTACTATGAGAACAAGCTGTATCTCACTCCCAGTGAGAAACACATGCTTCTCAAG GTGATGGGCTTCGGCTTGTACCTCATGGAtggaaacagcagcaacatATATAAACTAGATGCCAAGAAGAGAATCAACCTCACAAAGATTGACAAGTTTTTCAAG CAACTTCAAGTGGTCCCGCTGTTTGGTGACATGCAGATCGAGTTGTCCCGGTACATTAAGACCAGCGCTCACTTTGAAGAGAACAAATCCAG GTGGACCTGCACTTCTATATCCAGCAGCCCCCAGTACAACATCTGTGAGCAGATGATTCAAATCAGGGAGGACCACATGCGCTTCATCTCTGAGCTCGCTCGCTACAGCAACAGTGAG GTGGTGACTGGATCAGGGCGTCAGGAGGCCCAGAAGACTGATTCAGAGTACAGGAAGCTGTTCGACTTGGCCCTGCAGGGCATGCAGCTGCTCTCCCAGTGGAGCGCTCACGTTATGGAAGTG TACTCGTGGAAACTGGTTCACCCGACGGACAAATACTCGAACAAAGAGTGCCCCGACAATGCTGAGGAATATGAGAGGGCCACTCGCTACAACTACACGAGCGAGGAGAAGTTCGCCCTCGTAGAG GTGATCGCTATGATAAAGGGACTGCAGGTGCTGATGGGACGCATGGAGAGTGTGTTTAACCACGCCATCCGCCACACCATCTACTCGGCTCTGCAGGACTTTTCCCAGGTGACTCTGCGTGACCCGCTGAGGCAGGccatcaagaagaagaagaacgtcATCCAGAG CGTCCTTCAAGCCATCCGGAAAACGGTCTGTGACTGGGAGACTGGCCGGGAGCCGCACAACGACCCGGCTCTCCGCGGAGAGAAGGATCCAAAGGGAGGATTTGACATTAAGGTTCCTCGTCGAGCCGTGGGGCCCNAGGATTGCCACAGATAA